The proteins below come from a single Aegilops tauschii subsp. strangulata cultivar AL8/78 chromosome 6, Aet v6.0, whole genome shotgun sequence genomic window:
- the LOC109758623 gene encoding protein G1-like1: MEMSGVSAVDSPGSGSASSALGAPRPSRYESQKRRDWQTFGQYLRNHRPPLELARCSGAHVLEFLRYLDQFGKTKVHTAGCPFFGHPSPPAPCPCPLKQAWGSLDALVGRLRAAFEEHGGRPEANPFGARAVRLYLRDVRDGQAKARGIAYEKKRRKRHPQTSSKQKQQAAAASAAASPAPVDRPDMRHGMLEQTHYLFPMHAHLFQGHFLAPAPDGDPVGALDGVVPAGDDIVMVMAAAAAAAEAHAAGCMMPLSVFN, encoded by the coding sequence ATGGAAATGTCTGGCGTGAGCGCGGTGGACAGCCCTGGAAGCGGCAGCGCGTCGTCGGCGCTGGGAGCGCCGCGGCCGAGCAGGTACGAGTCGCAGAAGCGGCGGGACTGGCAGACGTTCGGGCAGTACCTACGGAACCACCGCCCCCCGCTGGAGCTGGCGCGGTGCAGCGGCGCGCACGTGCTGGAGTTCCTCCGGTACCTGGACCAGTTCGGCAAGACCAAGGTGCACACCGCGGGGTGCCCCTTCTTCGGCCACCCATCGCCGCCGGCCCCGTGCCCGTGCCCGCTGAAGCAGGCGTGGGGGTCCCTGGACGCGCTGGTGGGCCGTCTCCGCGCCGCCTTCGAGGAGCACGGCGGACGCCCGGAGGCCAACCCGTTCGGGGCGCGCGCCGTGAGGCTCTACCTCCGCGACGTCCGCGACGGCCAGGCCAAGGCGCGCGGCATCGCCTACGAGAAGAAGCGCCGGAAGAGGCACCCCCAGACGTCGTCCAAGCAGAAGCagcaggcggcggcggcctccgccGCGGCCAGCCCGGCGCCCGTGGACAGGCCCGACATGCGGCATGGCATGCTGGAGCAGACGCACTACCTGTTCCCCATGCACGCGCACCTGTTCCAGGGACACTTCCTGGCGCCGGCGCCCGACGGCGACCCCGTGGGAGCCCTGGATGGCGTAGTCCCCGCCGGGGATGACATCGTGATGGTGATGGCGGCCGCGGCAGCCGCCGCCGAGGCGCACGCTGCCGGGTGCATGATGCCGCTGTCCGTGTTCAACTAG